One window of Medicago truncatula cultivar Jemalong A17 chromosome 2, MtrunA17r5.0-ANR, whole genome shotgun sequence genomic DNA carries:
- the LOC11440331 gene encoding 26S proteasome non-ATPase regulatory subunit 14 homolog: MERLQRMFAGAGGALGHPPPDSPTLDSSEQVYISSLALLKMLKHGRAGVPMEVMGLMLGEFVDEYTVRVVDVFAMPQSGTGVSVEAVDHVFQTNMLDMLKQTGRPEMVVGWYHSHPGFGCWLSGVDINTQQSFEALNQRAVAVVVDPIQSVKGKVVIDAFRLINPQTMMLGQEPRQTTSNLGHLNKPSIQALIHGLNRHYYSIAINYRKNELEEKMLLNLHKKKWTDGLTLRRFDTHSKTNEQTVQEMLSLATKYNKAVQEEDELTPEKLAIANVGRQDAKKHLEEHVSNLMSSNIVQTLGMMLDTVVF, from the exons ATGGAAAGGCTTCAACGAATGTTCGCAGGTGCAGGTGGAGCCCTAGGTCATCCACCACCAGATTCCCCAACCCTAGATTCATCCGAACAAGTCTACATCTCCTCCCTCGCTCTTCTCAAGATGCTTAAACACG GAAGGGCTGGGGTTCCTATGGAGGTTATGGGTTTGATGCTTGGAGAATTTGTGGATGAGTATACAGTTCGTGTTGTTGACGTGTTTGCAATGCCACAAAGTGGAACTGGTGTTAGTGTTGAAGCTGTTGATCATGTTTTTCAGACTAATATGCTTGATATGCTCAAACAAACTGGAAG ACCTGAGATGGTTGTTGGTTGGTACCATTCACATCCTGGATTTGGCTGTTGGTTGTCTGGTGTTGACATCAATACACAACAG AGTTTTGAGGCTTTGAATCAGCGAGCCGTGGCTGTAGTTGTGGATCCAATTCAAAGTGTTAAAGGAAAGGTGGTGATTGATGCTTTTCGATTGATCAATCCACAGACAATGATGCTTGGACAAGAACCAAGGCAGACAACTTCCAATCTGGGACATCTGAATAAACCATCCATTCAG GCGTTGATCCATGGGTTGAACCGGCATTATTATTCCATAGCCATCAATTACAGGAAGAATGAACTCGAGGAGAAGATGCTGCTTAATCTTCACAAAAAGAAATGGACTGATGGCTTGACACTTAGGCGATTTGATACACATTCCAAAACTAATGAACAGACTGTTCAG GAAATGCTAAGCTTAGCTACCAAATACAACAAGGCTGTTCAAGAGGAAGATGAGCTGACACCTGAGAAACTTGCAATAGCAAATGTTGGAAGACAAGATGCCAAGAAGCACCTCGAAGAGCATGTCTCAAATTTGATGTCTTCTAACATCGTTCAAACTCTTGGAATGATGCTTGATACTGTTGTCTTCTAG